In a genomic window of Bradyrhizobium ontarionense:
- a CDS encoding TetR/AcrR family transcriptional regulator codes for MSSSVPPQRTPGRPREFDMDVVLDKAITVFSRLGYSATSVADLNTALGLTSGSIYKAFGDKRGVLMAALDRYVERRTRRLDDLLASARTGRERVAAVLKSYAETSHGETGRTGCLVIGTLMEFAGSDPALRERLTKILATHEARLLRFLREGHADGSIAARIDPEATARLLLCVIQGMRVVGKSGRRQAEMAAICIEALRLLD; via the coding sequence ATGAGCAGTTCCGTACCACCGCAGCGAACACCGGGGCGCCCGCGCGAGTTCGATATGGACGTCGTGCTGGACAAGGCGATCACCGTCTTCAGCCGGCTCGGCTACAGCGCGACCTCGGTGGCCGACCTCAACACGGCGCTGGGGCTGACCTCGGGCAGCATCTACAAGGCGTTCGGCGACAAGCGCGGCGTGCTGATGGCTGCGCTCGACCGCTATGTCGAGCGGCGGACGCGGCGGCTGGACGATTTGCTGGCGTCGGCGCGCACCGGCCGGGAACGTGTGGCGGCCGTCCTGAAGTCCTATGCCGAGACTAGCCACGGCGAGACCGGACGGACCGGATGCCTCGTGATCGGCACGCTGATGGAGTTCGCGGGCTCCGACCCGGCGCTGCGCGAACGGCTGACGAAGATCCTGGCCACGCATGAAGCGCGCCTGCTCCGTTTCCTCCGGGAGGGGCATGCCGATGGCTCGATCGCCGCGCGGATCGATCCCGAGGCGACAGCGCGTCTGCTGCTCTGCGTCATCCAGGGCATGCGCGTCGTCGGCAAGAGCGGCCGCCGGCAGGCCGAAATGGCCGCGATCTGTATCGAGGCGCTGCGCCTGCTCGACTG